From a region of the Solanum stenotomum isolate F172 chromosome 2, ASM1918654v1, whole genome shotgun sequence genome:
- the LOC125856751 gene encoding uncharacterized protein LOC125856751, protein MSNSASSLFTTPSQFLVQCNNPSIIYGKLSFKIRASAASSSPSSTGVDLSNLQTAISKKDSNAVKEALDQLVEIGWSKKWGSQPYVSRRTTSLRELTTLGIKNAENLAIPSVRNDAAFLFTVVGTTGFLGVLAGQLPGDWGFFVPYLIGSISLVVLGIGSTSPALLQAAIDGFSSFFPDYQERIARHEAAHFLVSYLIGVPILGYSLDIGKEHVNLIDERLEKLIYSGQLDSKELDRLAVVAMAGLAAEGLKYDKVVGQSADLFTLQRFLNRSKPSLSKDQQQNLTRWAVLFAASLLKNNSKLHEALIAAMTNKASVVECIEAIEKAA, encoded by the exons atgtcaaattctGCATCATCTCTCTTCACTACGCCTTCTCAATTTTTAGTACAATGTAATAATCCATCAATTATTTATGGAAAATTGAGCTTCAAAATTCGAGCTTCAGcagcttcttcttctccttcatcaACTGGTGTTGATTTGTCCAACCTCCAAACCGCCATTTCTAAG AAAGATAGTAATGCCGTAAAAGAGGCGCTTGATCAGCTAGTTGAAATCGGTTGGTCCAAAAAGTGGGGTTCTCAACCATATGTGTCACGTCGAACG ACATCTCTTAGAGAGCTGACAACTCTCGGAATAAAGAACGCAGAGAACCTTGCAATCCCAAGTGTCAGAAATGAT GCAGCTTTTCTGTTTACGGTGGTAGGCACAACAGGGTTTTTGGGAGTTCTTGCTGGCCAACTTCCTGGT GATTGGGGTTTCTTCGTTCCATACTTGATCGGAAGCATATCTTTAGTAGTTTTGGGAATCGGAAGTACTTCCCCAGC GCTCCTTCAGGCCGCCATTGATGGATTTTCATCCTTTTTTCCTGATTACCAGGAGAGAATCGCCAGACATGAAGCAGCTCATTTCTTAG TTTCCTACCTAATCGGTGTTCCGATCCTTGGATATTCACTGGATATTGGGAAAGAGCATGTCAATTTAATTGATGAAAGGTTGGAAAAGCTTATATACAGTGGGCAGCTTGACTCAAAAGAACTCGACAG GTTAGCAGTGGTAGCGATGGCCGGGCTAGCAGCAGAAGGGCTAAAGTATGATAAAGTTGTTGGTCAATCAGCTGACCTTTTCACTCTTCAG AGATTTCTAAACAGGAGCAAGCCGTCGCTTAGCAAAGATCAGCAACAGAACCTTACAAGATGGGCG GTTTTATTTGCGGCTTCACTACTGAAAAATAATAGCAAGCTTCATGAAGCCCTAATAGCGGCAATGACAAACAAGGCATCGGTCGTAGAATGCATAGAAGCAATTGAGAAAGCAGCTTGA